GACGGCCTTTTATATATCTTTTCAGGTAAAATAACGCCTTTCGTTTTACACCCCCTTGCCTGCCATCATGATAGAAATCAAAAAACTCACCCTGCAACGCGGTTTGAAAGTCCTGCTCGATAAAGCCGATGCCGTAATCAACCCCGGCCAACGCGTTGGTTTAATCGGTAAAAACGGTACGGGGAAATCCAGCCTGTTTGCGCTGATAAAAGGTGAAATTACTCAAGATGGTGGCGAAATCCTTATTCCCAAAACATGGCGTCTGGCTTCCGTCTCTCAAGAAACGCCTGATTTAGATATTTCCGCTTTAGACTACGTTTTACAAGGCGATGCCGAATTGCAGGCTTTTCAGACGGCCTTAGCCCAAGCAGAAGCGCAAAACGACGGCATGAAGCAAGCCGAATATCACGCCAAACTTGAAGAAATCGATGCCTATACTGCTCCGGCACGTGCCGCCAAACTGCTTAACGGCTTAGGTTTTGCACAAGAAGAACATACCCGCCCCGTCAAATCCTTCTCCGGCGGCTGGCGTATGCGCCTCAACCTTGCCCAAGCGCTGATTTGTCGTGCCGATTTGCTGCTTTTGGACGAACCGACCAACCACTTGGATTTAGAAACCGTATTGTGGCTGGAAAACCATATCGCCTCCCTTCCCTGTACGCAAATCATCATCTCCCATGACCGCGACTTCTTGAATGCCACCACAACGCACACCATCGAACTGTCGCAACAAAAACTGACCCAATACGGCGGCAATTACGATTTCTATCAAGCCGAACGCGCCCAACGTCTGGCGCAGCAACAAGCCGCCTACGTCAAACAGCAGGCGCAAATCAAACATCTGCAATCCTTTATCGACCGTTTCAAAGCCAAAGCCACAAAAGCCGTACAAGCTCAAAGCCGCATGAAGGCATTAGCCAAACTCGAGCGCATCGCCCCTGCGCATTTGGATAGTGAGTTTTCCTTTGAGTTTGCCAATCCGACCCACCTGCCCAATCCATTGTTGAAACTCGACCATGCCGACTTGGGTTATGGCGATAATACCGTTTTGCACGATATCACCTTGTCTCTGGAAAGCGGTGCACGTTACGGCCTGTTGGGTGTGAACGGCAGCGGTAAATCCACATTTATCAAAGCCTTGGCTGGAAAAATCGATTTACTTTCCGGCAGCATCGTCCGCTCCGAAAAGCTCAATATCGGCTATTTTGCCCAGCACCAACTGGATACTTTACGCGCCGATCAAAGTCCGGTTTGGCATATCCAGCAGCTTTCGCCCGAAGTCCGCGAACAGGAAATCCGCAACTTTTTAGGCGGTTTCAACTTCGTCGGCGATATGGCGGTTCAAAAGACCGAGCCGTTCTCTGGTGGCGAAAAAGCGCGGCTCGCCCTTGCCATGATTATCTGGCAAAAACCTAATCTGCTGCTGCTTGACGAACCGACCAACCACCTAGACTTGGATATGTGCCACGCCCTGACACTTGCCCTGCAAAGTTTCCAAGGTGCATTGATTGTTGTTTCGCACGACCGCAGCCTGCTTGAAGCAACTACCGACAGCTTCCTACTGATTGACAAAGGCCGTCTGAACAACTTCGACGGAGATTTGAACGACTACCGTCAATGGCGGTTGGCACAAGAAAACGCCGCAGCAGCCCCCGCCGCTTCTGCACAAAGCCAAAGCCGTAAGGACACCAAGCGCATAGAAGCACAAATCCGTCAGGAAAAAGCCAAACGCAGCAAACCGATTCAGCAGAAAATCGACAAAGCCGAAAAAGAAATCGCACGATTGACTGATATTCAGATGGCCTGTGAAGCATTTTTGGCACAAGAATCTGCTTATTCAGAAGAAAATAAACCCAAATTGCAAGAGACACTCGCACAATTAACAGAAACTAAAGTAAAATTAACGCAACTGGAAGAAAACTGGCTGCAATGGCAGGAAGAGCTTGAGCAAATCCAAGTTGATGTCGAAGCCGAGTTTTCCCAATAAAACTAGAGCCATCAGGCCGTCTGAAATAAAACACAATACGGAAAAACATGACTTCAACCATCAAACAAGCCGGATACTTCCTCGTATCCTCTTTCGTCTTGGGCATTTCTCTTCACGCAGCCGCCGCAGTTTATTCCTGTGGCAACGGCAGCTATACCTCCGAACCTAAATCCTCCTGCGCACAGGCCGAATTGCCTAAAATCAGCGGCCATCAAGGCAGCGGTTACCACCTCAACATCCGCAGTCTCAATGCCTCTGATGAACGCGCAAGTGCAAAGCCTAAGAAAAAGGCACGCGCGGAAAAATCCAATAAACAAGAGAAAAAAGCCGACAAACCGAGCAAAAACAAAAACGGGGCAAAAGCCAAAAAACAGCAGCCCATGCCGTCTGAACAAGAATAAAATGCTCAACTGCAACGAATCAGCCCTACCTGAATCATGAAAAAATATCTGCTTACCCTATCCCTGCTGCCGCTTGCCGTTTTCAACGGCCAAGCCCACGCCGCAAAAATCTACACCTGTGAAGTCAACGGCTCGATTGTCTATACCTCGCGCCCAAGCGGCAACTGCCAAGCCGTCAACGATTTGCCGATTGTCGGCAAATACAGTAGCAGCCGATACGACGCCCCGGTCAGCGATGCGCCTACACTCAACGCGCCAACATCACAAACGGCTCCGGCAAAAAGCAAAAACACAGCGGCAAAATCCAACCACAAAGCAACGCCCAAACCTGCCCCTATCCGCACTGCTTCTGAAACGGCTCCTCCTCCGGTTCCAAAATCCTCCGGTGTCAACAGCCGCCGCTCTATTCTGGAAACCGAGTTATCCAATGAACGCGCGGCTTTGGCCGATGCCAAAAAGCAACTGAGCCAAGCGCGGACAGCCAAAGGCGGCAGCGTCAATCAACAGGCCATCAGTATGCTGCAAGGCGCTGTTTTGGATAGGGAGAAAAACATTCAAGCCCTCCAGCGCGAACTGGGCAGGATGTAAGTCCAAATCAATCAAAACATCAGGCCGTCTGAATAGGTGGAAACGAAATCCAAAATTTTCGTTATGCCAAACAGACGGCCTGAATCCTATAATGATTACGCCCGTTTCAATTTCTTGTGCCCAGTAAATACGGTATAATTTGCCCTTTACGCACATTACCTCCGGTCTTTTCAGACGGCCTTTATCTCATGACTGCAAAATCTTCTAAAACCCAAACAAAAAAACGCGTCTCTACTAAACCGGCAGCCAAACCGACCACACGCAAATCCACCAAAGCACAAACTCAAGCCGACAATAAAGTCTCCCAACGCCTCAAGGCCGCCAAAGAGCTGCAAAAAAATGAAGAAAAAAAAGCGCGTCCCGAGCATGTCGTCAACTTGATTAATGATGCTTTATGGCTGTTTGGCTTGGTTATCACCATTTATCTGGCTATTTCCCTGGCCAGCTTCAGCATGGACGACCCTGCATGGTCGCGCAGCGTTCCCAAAAGCAACGATGTCGCCAATCTCGGCGGCCTCTTTGGCTCCTATCTTTCCGATGTCGGATATTATCTGTTCGGCTTATCGTTTTGGTGGTGGATAGCTGCATCTTGCGTTTTCCTCTATAAAAATTTCCGCCCCATGAAAAAGCAGGAAAACCATAAGCCTTACAATCACGGCGTA
The sequence above is a segment of the Neisseria perflava genome. Coding sequences within it:
- a CDS encoding nucleolar protein; the encoded protein is MTSTIKQAGYFLVSSFVLGISLHAAAAVYSCGNGSYTSEPKSSCAQAELPKISGHQGSGYHLNIRSLNASDERASAKPKKKARAEKSNKQEKKADKPSKNKNGAKAKKQQPMPSEQE
- a CDS encoding ATP-binding cassette domain-containing protein is translated as MIEIKKLTLQRGLKVLLDKADAVINPGQRVGLIGKNGTGKSSLFALIKGEITQDGGEILIPKTWRLASVSQETPDLDISALDYVLQGDAELQAFQTALAQAEAQNDGMKQAEYHAKLEEIDAYTAPARAAKLLNGLGFAQEEHTRPVKSFSGGWRMRLNLAQALICRADLLLLDEPTNHLDLETVLWLENHIASLPCTQIIISHDRDFLNATTTHTIELSQQKLTQYGGNYDFYQAERAQRLAQQQAAYVKQQAQIKHLQSFIDRFKAKATKAVQAQSRMKALAKLERIAPAHLDSEFSFEFANPTHLPNPLLKLDHADLGYGDNTVLHDITLSLESGARYGLLGVNGSGKSTFIKALAGKIDLLSGSIVRSEKLNIGYFAQHQLDTLRADQSPVWHIQQLSPEVREQEIRNFLGGFNFVGDMAVQKTEPFSGGEKARLALAMIIWQKPNLLLLDEPTNHLDLDMCHALTLALQSFQGALIVVSHDRSLLEATTDSFLLIDKGRLNNFDGDLNDYRQWRLAQENAAAAPAASAQSQSRKDTKRIEAQIRQEKAKRSKPIQQKIDKAEKEIARLTDIQMACEAFLAQESAYSEENKPKLQETLAQLTETKVKLTQLEENWLQWQEELEQIQVDVEAEFSQ